A genomic stretch from Lathyrus oleraceus cultivar Zhongwan6 chromosome 2, CAAS_Psat_ZW6_1.0, whole genome shotgun sequence includes:
- the LOC127118301 gene encoding peptidyl-prolyl cis-trans isomerase FKBP65: MSNCINSGINKVFVLTQFNSASLNRHISRTYFGNGINFGDGYVEVLDVEFHNVKALYRRAQAYIETGDFLLADVDIKNALEVDPQNREVKTLKTKVKQLQADSDKKDAKLYENMFAHKPKRLKVEKEEDEVVKTEMDNVGDSAAPSNGGLIIDSC; encoded by the exons ATGAGCAACTGCATCAACAGCGGGATCAACAAAGTATTTGTATTGACACAGTTCAACTCAGCATCCCTTAACCGTCATATCTCTCGCACCTATTTTGGAAATGGCATCAACTTTGGAGATGGATACGTAGAG GTACTTGATGTTGAGTTTCACAACGTGAAAGCTTTGTATAGACGAGCGCAGGCATATATAGAGACGGGAGACTTTCTTTTAGCAGATGTAGACATCAAGAATGCTCTTGAGGTGGATCCACAAAACAG GGAGGTAAAGACGCTGAAAACAAAAGTGAAGCAACTTCAAGCTGATAGTGACAAAAAAGATGCCAAACTGTATGAAAATATGTTCGCTCATAAACCGAAG AGATTGAAGGTTGAGAAAGAAGAGGATGAAGTGGTGAAAACGGAAATGGACAATGTTGGTGACAGTGCAGCTCCTTCTAATGGTGGTTTAATTATTGATTCTTGTTGA
- the LOC127118300 gene encoding pyrophosphate-energized vacuolar membrane proton pump 1 codes for MGSDLFGSYAEASCAALVVASISSFGINHEFTAMLFPLIISSVGLLACLLTTLFATDFFEIKLVKEIEPALKKQLVISTVLMTVGIAIVSWIALPSTFTIFNFGEQKVVKNWQLFLCVSVGLWAGLIIGFVTKYYTSNAYSPVQDVADSCRTGAATNVIFGLALGYKSVIIPIFAIAISIFVSFSFAAMYGVAVAALGMLSTIATGLAIDAYGPISDNAGGIAEMAGMSHRIRERTDALDAAGNTTAAIGKGFAIGSAALVSLALFGAFVSRAGVTTVDVLTPKVFIGLIVGAMLPYWFSAMTMKSVGSAALKMVEEVRRQFNTIPGLMEGTAKPDYATCVTISTDASIKEMIPPGALVMLTPLIVGIFFGVETLSGVLAGSLVSGVQVINVWYPLSAACNTININS; via the exons ATGGGATCCGATCTATTTGGTTCATATGCAGAGGCATCTTGTGCTGCCCTTGTTGTTGCTTCCATCTCTTCTTTTGGGATAAATCATGAGTTCACTGCCATGTTGTTCCCTCTCATCATCAGTTCTGTGGGCCTCCTTGCTTGTTTGCTCACCACCTTATTTGCAACCGACTTTTTTGAGATCAAACTTGTAAAGGAAATTGAGCCAGCATTGAAAAAACAGCTTGTTATTTCAACAGTACTGATGACTGTTGGAATTGCAATTGTTAGTTGGATAGCACTCCCATCTACCTTCACCATCTTCAATTTTGGAGAGCAGAAAGTTGTCAAGAACTG GCAGCTATTCTTGTGTGTTTCTGTTGGTCTTTGGGCAGGGCTTATCATTGGATTTGTTACTAAATACTATACCAGCAATGCATACAG CCCTGTGCAAGATGTTGCTGATTCCTGCAGGACTGGTGCTGCTACCAATGTTATCTTTGGTCTTGCCTTGGGATACAAGTCTGTTATCATTCCAATTTTTGCCATTGCAATTAGTATTTTTGTAAGTTTCAGTTTTGCTGCTATGTATGGTGTTGCTGTTGCTGCACTTGGAATGTTGAGTACTATAGCAACCGGATTAGCCATCGATGCATATGGTCCAATCAGTGACAATGCCGGAGGTATTGCTGAGATGGCTGGAATGAGTCACAGAATTCGTGAGAGAACCGATGCTCTTGATGCTGCAGGAAACACAACTGCTGCCATTGGAAAG GGGTTTGCTATTGGTTCTGCCGCCCTTGTGTCTTTGGCCCTTTTTGGCGCCTTTGTGAGCCGTGCTGGTGTTACAACCGTCGATGTCCTGACTCCCAAGGTTTTCATCGGTCTGATTGTGGGTGCCATGCTCCCTTACTGGTTTTCTGCCATGACCATGAAGAGTGTCGGAAGTGCAGCATTGAAGATGGTTGAGGAAGTTCGCAGGCAATTCAACACGATTCCTGGATTGATGGAGGGAACTGCGAAACCTGACTATGCCACATGTGTGACAATCTCCACCGACGCTTCCATCAAAGAAATGATCCCACCTGGTGCCCTTGTTATGCTAACACCCCTTATTGTTGGGATCTTTTTTGGTGTTGAAACACTTTCTGGTGTCCTTGCCGGATCATTGGTTTCTGGTGTACAGGTAATTAATGTTTGGTACCCACTGTCTGCTGCTTGTAATACAATCAATATTAATTCATGA